Proteins encoded by one window of Marixanthomonas sp. SCSIO 43207:
- the lgt gene encoding prolipoprotein diacylglyceryl transferase — translation MTHFLAYTWDPSEGIDLGFFVVRYYSLMFVVAFTLGWFIMKRIYKNENVSEEKLDSLFIYTVIATLLGARLGHVIFYQTELIWQDPLAVFLPIQTVPEFEFTGFQGLASHGAAIAIIIAMFMYSKRIIKKPVLWILDRIVIAVACGGIFVRLGNFINSEIIGKPTNSDYGVIFKQLGETFPRHPAQLYESAGYIIVFLILWFIYWKTNKRQYLGYIFGAFLILLWTVRFLVEFVKEAQVENRAEWALNTGQWLSIPFILIGVYLMLQAPKRKYPKEA, via the coding sequence ATGACACATTTTTTGGCCTATACCTGGGACCCTTCTGAAGGGATAGACCTTGGTTTTTTTGTAGTACGGTATTACAGCTTAATGTTTGTAGTAGCTTTTACATTAGGATGGTTTATCATGAAACGTATTTATAAAAATGAAAACGTTTCTGAAGAAAAGTTGGACAGTCTTTTTATTTATACCGTTATAGCAACCCTTCTTGGTGCTCGATTGGGACACGTGATTTTTTATCAAACAGAATTAATATGGCAAGATCCTTTAGCAGTATTTTTACCCATTCAAACCGTTCCTGAATTTGAATTTACCGGTTTTCAAGGACTTGCGAGTCACGGTGCAGCCATTGCCATTATCATTGCTATGTTTATGTACAGTAAGCGAATCATTAAAAAGCCTGTACTTTGGATATTGGACCGCATAGTGATTGCCGTTGCCTGCGGTGGTATTTTTGTGCGACTTGGTAATTTTATTAATTCAGAAATTATAGGGAAACCTACCAATAGTGATTATGGAGTAATCTTTAAGCAATTGGGTGAAACTTTTCCGCGTCATCCCGCACAATTGTACGAGTCTGCTGGATATATCATTGTTTTTCTTATTCTTTGGTTTATTTATTGGAAAACAAATAAGCGACAGTACCTTGGTTATATTTTTGGTGCGTTTTTAATACTATTATGGACGGTACGCTTTTTGGTAGAATTTGTAAAAGAAGCACAAGTAGAAAATCGTGCTGAATGGGCTCTTAATACCGGACAATGGTTAAGTATTCCTTTTATTTTAATAGGAGTTTACTTAATGCTTCAAGCCCCAAAACGTAAATATCCTAAAGAAGCATAA
- a CDS encoding YeiH family protein, with protein sequence MKITSSKIIYTVIIITLLTGFISSSVALLLGFLFNVFLKNPFKKYEHKSISILLKVSVVGLGFGMFINETIKTGKEGFSLTVSTILITVFLGVFLSKLFKIDHKLGHLITSGTAICGGSAIAAIAPTIRAKGKVISVALGIVFLLNSIALFIFPPLGHFLELTQKQFGLWCAVAIHDTSSVVGAALEYGDEALRIATTVKLSRTLWIIPLAIFSMFFFKTKGEKIKIPYFILLFILAIIINSFHLLPEFFTQFIVVLAKRLLIVTLFLIGMSISIRDIKSIGIKPILLAILLWGFISIFSLLYIL encoded by the coding sequence ATGAAAATCACTAGTTCAAAAATAATTTATACAGTAATCATAATAACCTTGTTAACAGGCTTTATAAGTAGTTCTGTAGCATTACTATTGGGGTTTTTATTTAATGTTTTTCTTAAAAATCCGTTTAAAAAATATGAACATAAAAGCATAAGTATATTACTTAAAGTTTCAGTAGTAGGGTTGGGTTTTGGAATGTTTATCAATGAAACGATTAAAACTGGTAAAGAAGGATTTAGTTTAACGGTTTCTACAATTCTTATTACTGTATTTTTAGGAGTTTTTCTAAGTAAACTGTTTAAAATTGATCATAAACTAGGACATCTTATTACATCTGGAACCGCTATTTGTGGCGGAAGTGCTATTGCAGCGATTGCACCAACAATAAGAGCAAAAGGAAAGGTAATAAGTGTTGCTCTAGGTATTGTTTTTCTATTAAACTCTATTGCTTTATTTATATTTCCGCCTTTAGGTCATTTTCTAGAATTAACCCAAAAACAGTTTGGTTTATGGTGTGCTGTAGCAATTCATGATACAAGCTCAGTAGTTGGTGCTGCACTAGAATATGGTGATGAGGCGTTACGTATAGCTACCACTGTAAAGCTTTCTAGAACATTATGGATAATCCCATTAGCAATTTTTTCTATGTTCTTTTTTAAAACTAAGGGTGAAAAAATAAAAATTCCATACTTTATCTTGCTATTTATACTTGCAATTATCATAAACAGTTTTCATCTATTACCTGAATTTTTTACTCAATTCATTGTAGTACTGGCCAAAAGGCTCCTTATTGTTACTTTATTTTTAATAGGAATGAGTATTTCAATTAGAGATATAAAGAGTATAGGGATAAAACCTATATTACTGGCTATTTTGCTTTGGGGTTTTATTTCAATCTTTTCTTTACTTTATATTTTATGA
- a CDS encoding NAD(P)H-dependent oxidoreductase, with amino-acid sequence MNNYIDNLNWRYATKKFDASKKISKENLEFLKEAMQLSASSYGLQPYEILIIEDQELRKKLKPAAWNQSQITEASHLIVIANKVGFGDELVDAYIQTMSDIRDVPLDSLENAASFMKSKVGAFSSEEKAQWTQNQSYIVLGNLLSAAAAIKVDVCPMEGFDAQAFNEILDLNNKGLNTAVIATVGYRSEEDQAQHYPKVRKRKEELFTTL; translated from the coding sequence ATGAATAACTATATAGATAATTTAAACTGGCGATACGCCACAAAAAAATTTGATGCTTCAAAAAAAATAAGCAAAGAAAACCTAGAGTTTTTAAAAGAAGCGATGCAACTTTCGGCGTCATCTTATGGTTTGCAACCTTACGAAATACTTATTATTGAAGACCAAGAACTACGTAAGAAATTAAAACCAGCTGCTTGGAATCAATCTCAAATAACCGAGGCTTCTCACCTTATTGTTATTGCTAATAAAGTAGGTTTTGGTGATGAACTTGTAGATGCTTACATACAAACTATGAGTGATATCCGGGATGTGCCATTAGATAGCCTGGAAAATGCGGCATCTTTTATGAAATCTAAAGTTGGTGCGTTTTCTTCCGAAGAAAAAGCACAATGGACTCAAAACCAAAGTTATATTGTATTAGGAAATTTACTTTCTGCAGCAGCAGCAATAAAAGTAGATGTATGCCCTATGGAAGGGTTTGATGCTCAAGCTTTCAATGAAATTCTAGATTTGAACAACAAAGGCTTAAATACCGCTGTGATTGCCACAGTAGGATACCGAAGCGAAGAAGATCAAGCGCAACATTATCCAAAAGTTAGAAAAAGAAAAGAAGAATTATTTACAACCCTTTAA
- the mdh gene encoding malate dehydrogenase, whose translation MKVTVVGAGAVGASCAEYIAIKNFASEVVLLDIKEGYAEGKAMDLMQTASLNAFDTRVVGTTGDYSKTADSDICVITSGIPRKPGMTREELIGINAGIVKEVSSNLVKHSPNTIIIVVSNPMDTMTYLVHKTTNLPKNRIIGMGGALDSARFKYRLAEALGAPISDVDGMVIGGHSDKGMVPLTRLATRNSVPVTEFISEERLDQVKEDTKVGGATLTKLLGTSAWYAPGAAVSGLVQAIACDQKKIFPCSTLLDGQYGLNDLCIGVPVVLGRDGIEKIVDIELNEAEINHLKESAEGVNKTNGLLEL comes from the coding sequence ATGAAAGTTACAGTAGTAGGAGCAGGTGCAGTAGGCGCAAGTTGTGCCGAATATATTGCCATTAAAAATTTTGCCAGCGAAGTTGTCCTTTTAGATATTAAAGAAGGCTATGCTGAAGGAAAAGCAATGGATTTAATGCAAACCGCTTCTTTAAATGCATTTGATACCCGTGTAGTTGGTACAACAGGAGATTACAGTAAAACAGCAGATAGTGATATTTGTGTTATTACCAGTGGAATTCCGCGTAAACCAGGAATGACTCGTGAAGAATTAATTGGTATCAATGCCGGTATTGTAAAAGAAGTTTCTTCAAACTTAGTAAAACATTCTCCAAATACCATCATTATAGTGGTAAGTAACCCAATGGATACAATGACGTATTTGGTACACAAAACCACTAATCTTCCAAAAAACAGAATCATTGGTATGGGAGGTGCACTAGACAGCGCACGTTTCAAATATCGTTTGGCTGAAGCATTAGGTGCTCCAATAAGTGATGTTGACGGAATGGTTATTGGCGGTCACAGTGATAAAGGAATGGTACCTTTAACAAGATTAGCTACACGTAATAGTGTGCCGGTAACAGAATTTATTTCAGAAGAAAGACTTGATCAAGTAAAAGAAGATACCAAAGTTGGAGGAGCAACACTTACCAAATTGCTAGGAACTTCTGCTTGGTATGCACCAGGAGCTGCTGTAAGTGGTCTGGTACAAGCTATTGCTTGTGATCAAAAGAAAATTTTTCCTTGTTCTACCTTATTAGATGGGCAATATGGCTTAAATGACCTTTGTATTGGAGTTCCGGTTGTATTAGGTCGTGACGGAATTGAAAAAATCGTGGATATTGAATTAAATGAAGCCGAAATTAATCACTTAAAAGAAAGTGCCGAAGGTGTTAACAAAACCAACGGATTGTTAGAATTATAA
- a CDS encoding YceI family protein: MKKNSILKSVLILAVATGTAAFTTTMEKRIDINESSIQWKGKKVLGSHEGTINLKDGYLEMEGDQLTGGEFTVDMTTILVTDLSGESKEKLEGHLKSDDFFGVDTHPTASLKITDATKNGNTYSVTGDLTIKGTTKPVTFDLIMGESAATATVTINRTHYGVRYGSGSFFDNLGDNTISDNFTLDVNLKF, from the coding sequence ATGAAAAAGAATTCAATTTTAAAATCAGTATTAATCTTAGCTGTTGCTACAGGAACAGCTGCATTTACAACAACTATGGAAAAGAGAATAGACATAAATGAAAGCTCCATTCAATGGAAAGGAAAGAAAGTGTTAGGATCTCATGAAGGTACTATCAACTTAAAAGATGGTTACCTTGAGATGGAAGGTGATCAACTAACCGGCGGTGAATTTACCGTAGATATGACTACAATACTTGTAACCGATTTAAGCGGTGAAAGCAAAGAAAAGCTAGAAGGTCATTTAAAAAGTGATGATTTTTTTGGTGTTGATACCCACCCTACAGCTTCTTTAAAGATAACAGATGCAACCAAAAATGGAAACACGTATTCTGTAACTGGAGACCTTACCATTAAAGGAACAACCAAGCCAGTAACCTTTGATTTAATAATGGGAGAAAGCGCTGCAACAGCAACTGTTACCATCAATAGAACACACTACGGAGTGCGATATGGTTCGGGAAGTTTCTTTGACAATTTGGGAGACAATACCATTTCAGATAATTTTACCTTAGATGTAAATTTGAAATTTTAA
- a CDS encoding LysR family transcriptional regulator: MRTKFHIFQVVANHLSFTKAAEQLYISQPAISKAIKNLEEEFKTTLFIRRRNSIELTKEGKSFLVYTQKVVALFSEMEETFTKKNDVFPERINLGASTTISNYIIPKIIAKFNNQFPTTRFNTIGGNTDMIQNMILNEELDFGITEGSNSNPKLTFKKFIKDEIVLVTNSSNNQLKKGSISLDNLQSLQLISREIGSGTREIIDSFLVKHGYKKVNRMLTFTSTESIKNYLYHSDYYALISIHAISDNLKSNRLQIIDLKNASIERWFYFVRRTGHVSSTLDYLEKYIRLNYNL, from the coding sequence ATGAGGACCAAATTCCACATATTTCAAGTAGTTGCTAATCATTTAAGCTTTACAAAAGCTGCAGAGCAATTGTATATATCTCAGCCTGCTATTTCAAAAGCTATTAAAAATCTAGAGGAAGAGTTTAAAACTACTCTTTTTATACGAAGACGAAATTCTATTGAGCTAACCAAAGAAGGGAAATCATTTTTGGTATATACTCAAAAAGTAGTGGCTCTTTTTTCAGAAATGGAAGAAACTTTTACTAAAAAAAATGATGTTTTTCCAGAACGTATAAACCTAGGCGCCAGCACTACGATTTCAAATTATATCATTCCTAAAATAATTGCAAAGTTTAACAATCAATTTCCAACAACTAGATTTAATACGATAGGCGGTAATACTGATATGATTCAAAATATGATTTTAAATGAAGAATTGGATTTTGGCATTACTGAAGGTAGTAATTCAAACCCAAAGCTTACGTTTAAAAAATTTATAAAAGATGAGATTGTACTGGTAACAAACTCAAGTAACAACCAATTAAAAAAGGGTTCAATTTCGCTTGACAACCTACAATCGTTACAACTTATCTCTAGAGAAATTGGCTCTGGAACAAGAGAAATAATTGATTCATTTTTAGTTAAACATGGCTATAAAAAAGTAAACAGAATGCTTACGTTTACTAGTACTGAATCAATAAAAAACTACTTATATCATTCAGATTATTATGCGCTTATTTCTATACACGCTATTTCAGATAATTTAAAAAGCAACAGACTTCAAATTATCGACTTAAAAAACGCATCAATTGAACGGTGGTTTTATTTTGTAAGAAGGACAGGTCACGTATCTAGTACGCTTGATTACCTAGAAAAATATATAAGACTCAATTATAACTTATAG
- a CDS encoding anthranilate synthase component I family protein, protein MTYQLTTHTKKMLADTLTPVSVYLRLRDKFPNSLLLESSDYHANDNSFSYICCNPIASIEVKNGEIAQHYPDGKKATITIQEDTNVPAILDSFAASFSSEETNLKFINNGLFGFMAYDAVQYFENITISKKEDNLEIPDMYYAVYQNIIAINHFNNEAFLFAHCYNSENNIPQLEQVLKSKNFAEYPFNTQGEPKSNIDDATFKQLVSTCKAHCARGDVFQIVPSKRFSQAFTGDEFNVYRALRSVNPSPYLFYFDYGNFKIFGSSPEAQLVVKNDVAEIHPIAGTFKRTGNDEKDAELAKQLSADEKENSEHVMLVDLARNDLSRHGSNVTVDTYREIQFFSHVIHLVSKVTAQKDPETSTLQLVADTFPAGTLSGAPKHKAMQLLEKYENRSREFYGGAIGFMDFSGNFNHAIIIRSFVSKNHTLHYQAGAGVVSESKEENELQEVYNKLGALTKALKLAETI, encoded by the coding sequence ATGACATATCAGTTAACAACACATACAAAAAAAATGCTAGCCGATACCTTAACACCGGTTTCGGTTTATTTACGGTTGCGAGATAAATTCCCAAATAGCCTCTTGCTGGAGAGTAGTGATTATCACGCAAATGATAATAGCTTCAGTTACATTTGTTGCAATCCTATAGCTTCAATAGAAGTAAAAAATGGTGAGATTGCTCAGCACTACCCAGATGGTAAAAAAGCCACCATCACCATACAAGAAGATACAAATGTTCCAGCTATTTTAGACAGCTTTGCAGCATCCTTTTCTTCTGAAGAAACAAACCTCAAATTTATCAATAACGGATTGTTCGGCTTTATGGCTTATGATGCGGTTCAGTATTTTGAAAATATTACCATTTCAAAAAAGGAAGATAATCTGGAAATACCAGATATGTATTATGCCGTTTACCAAAATATTATCGCTATCAATCATTTTAATAATGAAGCATTTCTGTTTGCGCATTGTTATAATTCAGAAAATAACATTCCGCAGCTAGAACAAGTATTAAAGTCTAAAAACTTTGCCGAATACCCCTTCAATACGCAAGGAGAACCAAAAAGTAATATTGACGATGCAACTTTTAAACAATTGGTTTCTACTTGTAAAGCACATTGTGCTCGGGGAGATGTTTTTCAAATTGTGCCTAGCAAACGGTTTTCGCAAGCATTTACCGGCGATGAGTTTAATGTATATCGTGCTTTACGCAGTGTAAATCCGTCACCTTATTTATTTTATTTTGACTACGGAAATTTTAAGATCTTCGGAAGCTCTCCAGAAGCACAATTGGTTGTAAAAAATGATGTAGCAGAGATACACCCTATTGCCGGAACCTTTAAACGCACCGGAAACGATGAAAAAGATGCCGAACTAGCCAAACAACTTTCAGCAGACGAAAAAGAAAATAGTGAACACGTGATGCTAGTAGATCTAGCCCGTAACGATTTAAGCAGGCATGGAAGTAATGTAACGGTAGACACCTATCGCGAGATACAGTTTTTCTCGCACGTGATACATTTGGTAAGCAAAGTGACTGCCCAAAAAGACCCAGAAACTTCCACTCTGCAATTGGTAGCCGATACATTTCCGGCAGGAACCTTAAGCGGTGCTCCAAAACACAAGGCTATGCAACTACTAGAAAAATATGAAAATAGAAGTAGAGAATTTTATGGCGGGGCAATTGGTTTTATGGATTTTAGCGGAAATTTTAACCACGCAATTATCATACGCTCCTTTGTGAGTAAAAATCATACCTTGCACTATCAAGCAGGTGCTGGTGTGGTTTCAGAAAGTAAAGAAGAAAACGAGTTACAAGAAGTATATAATAAATTAGGCGCTTTAACAAAAGCCCTTAAACTAGCAGAAACTATTTAA
- the yidD gene encoding membrane protein insertion efficiency factor YidD — MKKIVIAPFIFLIKVYQKVISPLTPSTCRYTPTCSHYSVEALQKHGLVKGGWLAIKRIASCHPWGGSGYDPVPPKKERH; from the coding sequence ATGAAAAAAATAGTAATCGCTCCCTTTATATTTTTAATCAAGGTGTATCAAAAAGTGATTTCACCACTTACACCATCAACTTGTAGGTATACACCCACTTGTTCACATTACAGTGTAGAAGCGCTTCAAAAACACGGGCTTGTAAAGGGTGGATGGTTGGCCATTAAAAGAATTGCAAGTTGTCATCCTTGGGGTGGTTCTGGTTATGATCCTGTTCCGCCAAAAAAAGAAAGACACTAA
- a CDS encoding aminodeoxychorismate/anthranilate synthase component II yields MNILVIDNYDSFVYNLVHYLEELDCQVTVKRNDKFLLEEAEQYDKILLSPGPGIPDEAGLLKAVIKTYAATKPILGVCLGQQAIGEVFGGSLINLREVFHGVATKAEILVNDEPLFKNLGNEIEIGRYHSWVVNKEDFPDILEITSVDPNGQIMSLRHKLYDVRGVQFHPESVLTPKGKQIIKNWVES; encoded by the coding sequence ATGAACATATTAGTAATTGATAACTACGATAGTTTTGTATACAACTTGGTACATTATCTAGAAGAATTGGATTGCCAAGTAACGGTAAAAAGAAATGACAAATTTCTACTAGAAGAAGCCGAACAATATGATAAAATTTTACTATCTCCAGGTCCCGGTATTCCTGATGAAGCAGGATTATTAAAGGCTGTTATAAAAACCTATGCAGCCACAAAACCCATTTTAGGTGTTTGCTTAGGACAGCAAGCCATAGGCGAAGTTTTTGGCGGAAGCTTGATTAATTTACGTGAAGTGTTTCACGGTGTAGCTACTAAGGCTGAAATTTTAGTAAACGATGAGCCGCTTTTTAAAAACTTAGGTAATGAAATTGAAATAGGTCGTTATCACTCATGGGTTGTTAACAAAGAAGATTTTCCTGATATTTTAGAAATTACATCGGTAGATCCTAACGGGCAAATTATGTCTTTGCGGCATAAGCTTTATGATGTGCGAGGTGTACAGTTTCATCCAGAAAGCGTTTTAACTCCCAAAGGCAAACAAATTATTAAAAATTGGGTAGAAAGTTAA
- the secDF gene encoding protein translocase subunit SecDF: MQNKGLITVFAILFGLVSLYQLSFTFIANKVEGDAEAFAKSQYTQENQHDEREMAETRYLDSVGSNPVILGIDYNTAKNKELNKGLDLKGGINVILQVSVQDILRGLANNSKDPAFNQALDNAVELQKDSQDTYLESFFQAFEAIPGDNSLASPSIFFNKNLEDDINASMSNDDVKTVLERKIDESILSAFEVLRKRIDKFGVTQPNIQRLGNSGRILVELPGAKDVERIKKLLQSTAQLEFWNVYKFEDMAGFLSQANEKVKELKGATASETEEASQDVEATETAQTDSEIQNDSTSVAQDTTTTDEEDISDLLGGEDVEEAAVENPILDKMVSPGFQGRPILATFKLKDTAEINSYLRMPQVRALLPAEFKYAQFVWDLPRESETEDIGEVTSLYAIKGNRNNEPPLSGGVVTDATQTYDQVGQVAVSMQMNGKGARIWEELTGEAYQNQSQIAIVLDDVVYSAPGVTTGPISGGSSQITGDFSITEGQDLANVLRAGKLPASADIIQAEVVGPTLGQEAISSGVLSFVLALAFVLVWMIFYYGKAGAFADVALVVNILFIFGILAGLGAVLTLPGIAGIVLTIGISVDANVLIFERIREELAKGKAQRDAIKDGFNNALSSILDANITTGLTGLILLVFGTGPIQGFATTLLIGILTSLFTAIFITRLFIDAYAKNGKPLTCSTSMTKNLFKNVHIKFLEKRKVAYIISGILILISLGSLFTNGLNQGVDFVGGRTYTVRFDKTVNPSEIENDLINTFESAEAKTYGSDNQLKITTKYKVDEASAEIDQEIEQMLFETLKPNFPSGMTYEEFKADDEGKEIGRMEYYKVSPTIADDIKKDSFWAVLGSLIVVFLYILLRFRRWQFSLGAVAAVFHDVIIVLGIFSLTYKIMPFNMEIDQSFIAAILTVIGYSLNDTVVVFDRIREFFNEHSSWKINRIINSALNTTLSRTLNTSVTTLIVLLSIFLIGAESIRGLIFALIVGVVVGTYSSLFIATPVFFDTVKKRGIDLTEKKEEEEETPEAVKK, from the coding sequence ATGCAAAATAAAGGACTCATTACAGTATTTGCAATACTATTTGGATTGGTAAGTTTATACCAATTATCATTTACATTTATTGCAAACAAAGTTGAAGGCGATGCAGAGGCGTTTGCAAAAAGCCAATACACGCAGGAAAACCAACACGATGAACGTGAAATGGCAGAAACACGTTATTTAGATTCTGTTGGATCAAATCCTGTAATTTTAGGAATTGACTACAACACTGCTAAAAACAAAGAACTTAACAAAGGTCTTGACTTAAAAGGAGGAATTAATGTGATTCTTCAAGTTTCAGTTCAAGATATCTTACGTGGGTTAGCAAACAACTCAAAAGATCCTGCTTTTAACCAAGCTTTAGACAATGCTGTAGAGCTTCAAAAAGATAGTCAAGACACTTACCTAGAGTCATTTTTTCAAGCTTTTGAGGCCATTCCTGGCGATAATTCACTAGCTTCTCCAAGTATTTTCTTCAACAAAAATCTTGAAGATGACATTAACGCTTCAATGTCCAATGACGATGTAAAAACAGTATTGGAACGTAAAATTGATGAGTCTATCCTTTCTGCTTTTGAGGTATTACGTAAGCGTATTGACAAATTTGGAGTAACACAACCTAACATTCAACGTTTAGGAAATTCTGGAAGAATATTAGTAGAATTACCAGGTGCAAAAGATGTAGAGCGTATTAAAAAACTTTTACAAAGTACAGCTCAATTAGAGTTTTGGAATGTATACAAGTTTGAAGATATGGCCGGTTTCCTTTCGCAGGCTAATGAAAAAGTGAAAGAATTAAAAGGAGCTACAGCTTCAGAAACTGAAGAAGCATCTCAAGATGTAGAAGCTACAGAAACTGCTCAGACAGATTCTGAAATACAAAACGATTCTACAAGTGTTGCACAAGATACAACAACTACAGACGAAGAAGATATTAGTGATTTATTAGGAGGTGAAGATGTAGAAGAAGCAGCTGTAGAAAACCCAATTTTAGACAAGATGGTTTCTCCAGGTTTTCAAGGAAGACCAATTCTAGCTACATTCAAATTAAAAGATACTGCTGAAATAAACAGTTATTTGCGCATGCCGCAAGTACGTGCTTTATTACCGGCAGAATTTAAATACGCACAATTTGTATGGGACCTGCCTAGAGAAAGTGAAACAGAAGATATAGGTGAAGTAACTTCATTGTATGCCATTAAAGGAAACAGAAATAACGAACCTCCATTATCTGGTGGAGTAGTAACAGACGCTACTCAAACGTATGATCAAGTAGGTCAAGTTGCTGTTTCTATGCAAATGAACGGTAAAGGAGCGCGTATATGGGAAGAATTAACAGGTGAAGCATATCAAAATCAAAGTCAGATAGCAATTGTGCTAGATGATGTTGTATATTCTGCACCGGGTGTTACTACCGGTCCTATTTCAGGTGGTAGTAGTCAAATTACCGGAGATTTTTCAATTACTGAAGGACAAGATTTAGCAAACGTATTACGTGCTGGTAAATTACCGGCCTCTGCAGATATTATTCAAGCTGAAGTTGTTGGGCCAACATTAGGTCAAGAAGCCATTAGTAGTGGTGTACTTTCTTTTGTTTTGGCACTTGCTTTTGTACTGGTATGGATGATTTTCTACTACGGGAAAGCAGGAGCATTTGCAGACGTTGCCTTGGTAGTAAACATTCTATTTATTTTTGGAATTCTTGCCGGTCTAGGAGCGGTGTTAACCTTACCAGGTATTGCAGGTATTGTATTGACAATAGGTATTTCGGTTGATGCCAACGTACTTATTTTTGAACGTATACGTGAAGAATTGGCAAAAGGAAAAGCACAACGTGATGCTATAAAAGATGGTTTTAACAATGCACTGTCTTCAATTCTGGATGCAAACATTACAACTGGATTAACCGGATTGATATTATTGGTATTTGGTACAGGACCTATTCAAGGATTTGCTACTACCTTATTAATAGGTATCCTTACTTCATTGTTTACAGCAATTTTCATTACAAGATTGTTCATTGATGCGTATGCTAAAAATGGAAAGCCATTAACGTGCTCGACAAGTATGACGAAAAACTTGTTTAAAAATGTACATATCAAGTTCCTTGAAAAGCGCAAAGTTGCATACATCATTTCAGGGATTTTAATCTTGATTAGTTTAGGTTCTTTATTTACAAATGGATTAAACCAAGGTGTAGATTTTGTAGGAGGACGTACTTATACGGTTCGTTTTGATAAAACTGTAAATCCTTCAGAAATTGAAAACGATCTTATCAATACCTTTGAAAGTGCTGAAGCAAAAACCTATGGTAGCGATAATCAATTAAAGATTACTACTAAATACAAGGTTGATGAAGCAAGTGCCGAAATTGATCAAGAAATAGAGCAAATGCTTTTTGAAACTCTTAAGCCTAATTTCCCTTCAGGAATGACATATGAAGAGTTTAAAGCAGATGATGAAGGAAAAGAAATTGGTAGAATGGAATATTACAAAGTAAGCCCTACCATTGCAGATGATATTAAAAAGGATTCATTCTGGGCAGTATTAGGCTCATTAATTGTAGTGTTCTTATATATCTTATTGCGTTTTAGAAGATGGCAATTTAGTTTAGGTGCTGTTGCAGCGGTATTCCACGATGTTATTATAGTATTGGGTATTTTCTCTCTTACTTATAAAATAATGCCGTTTAATATGGAGATTGATCAATCATTTATTGCAGCAATCTTGACAGTAATTGGTTACTCTTTAAATGATACAGTGGTTGTTTTTGACCGTATTAGAGAGTTCTTTAATGAACACTCAAGCTGGAAGATTAACCGTATTATCAATAGTGCTTTAAATACTACATTAAGTCGTACGTTAAATACATCGGTAACTACCTTAATTGTATTATTATCTATCTTCCTTATTGGTGCAGAATCAATCCGCGGACTAATCTTTGCATTAATAGTAGGAGTTGTAGTAGGTACGTACTCATCATTGTTTATTGCAACACCTGTATTTTTTGATACAGTTAAAAAACGTGGAATAGACCTTACAGAGAAAAAAGAAGAAGAGGAAGAAACACCAGAAGCTGTAAAAAAATAA
- a CDS encoding DUF192 domain-containing protein, producing MKNKLIFSFLLFVVFTACKEKNESQTSITKEVSFTKEGELTIKKAETDSTLVMLDIEIADDEYQTQTGLMYRKGMPNNQAMLFIFEDEQPRSFYMKNTEFGLDIIYINSKKEIVNIQKNAQPLDPTSLPSQGAAQYVLEVNDGLSDLWGLQQGDHVEWSKIE from the coding sequence ATGAAAAACAAATTAATTTTTAGTTTCTTATTATTTGTAGTATTTACAGCTTGTAAAGAAAAAAATGAATCACAAACAAGTATAACCAAAGAAGTTTCGTTTACCAAAGAAGGTGAACTTACTATAAAAAAAGCTGAAACCGATTCAACACTTGTCATGCTAGACATTGAAATTGCTGATGATGAATATCAAACTCAGACCGGTCTAATGTACCGAAAAGGAATGCCTAACAACCAAGCCATGCTTTTTATATTTGAAGATGAACAACCGCGTTCCTTTTATATGAAAAACACTGAGTTTGGTTTAGACATCATCTATATTAATAGCAAAAAAGAGATTGTAAATATTCAGAAAAATGCACAACCTCTTGACCCTACTTCACTGCCCTCGCAAGGTGCTGCTCAATATGTATTAGAAGTAAATGACGGGTTGAGTGACTTATGGGGATTGCAACAAGGAGATCATGTAGAGTGGAGTAAAATAGAATAA